The Armatimonadota bacterium genome includes a region encoding these proteins:
- a CDS encoding DUF1738 domain-containing protein: MNDKVYEQVTAQITNALMRGVVPWRKPWAGGDSLPANAVSKKPYRGVNVFLLALSPFRDHRWLTFNQAKELGGTVRRGERSTPVVFWKPWNVEGTDQETGEVLKWRIPILKKYHVFNAEQCDGLELPSLSLTSSEHLNARIDRAEAFVKAVQDPPTIREQGASAWYRPAEDVVQIPPLSTFDSPDAYYATLLHELGHATGHEKRLNRPSVTGEVQFGSACYGREELVAELTSAFCCASIGLDNSLVENSASYIESWLTALKSDTRAVVVAASKAQKAADYLHGVSFEEEPA; encoded by the coding sequence GTGAACGACAAAGTCTACGAGCAGGTCACGGCCCAGATCACGAACGCACTGATGCGGGGCGTCGTACCCTGGCGAAAGCCGTGGGCCGGTGGTGACTCGCTCCCTGCCAACGCGGTGAGCAAGAAGCCGTACCGGGGCGTCAACGTCTTCCTTCTGGCGCTCAGTCCATTCAGAGACCATCGGTGGCTCACCTTCAACCAGGCCAAGGAGCTCGGCGGTACAGTGCGCCGAGGCGAGCGATCCACGCCGGTCGTGTTTTGGAAGCCTTGGAACGTCGAGGGAACCGACCAAGAGACCGGTGAAGTCCTCAAATGGCGAATCCCGATCCTTAAGAAGTACCACGTCTTCAACGCGGAGCAGTGCGACGGCTTGGAACTCCCCAGCCTGTCCCTGACAAGCTCGGAACACCTCAATGCTCGGATCGATCGGGCTGAAGCGTTCGTGAAGGCCGTCCAAGACCCGCCAACGATCCGAGAACAAGGAGCTTCAGCCTGGTACAGACCCGCCGAAGACGTCGTCCAGATTCCGCCACTTTCTACGTTCGACAGCCCCGACGCCTACTATGCGACCCTTCTTCACGAGCTAGGTCATGCCACGGGCCACGAGAAGCGCCTCAACCGTCCTTCAGTGACGGGAGAAGTCCAGTTCGGATCCGCCTGTTACGGTCGCGAAGAGCTGGTAGCGGAGTTGACTTCTGCCTTCTGTTGCGCGAGCATCGGGCTCGACAACTCGCTCGTCGAGAACTCGGCGAGCTACATCGAGTCATGGCTGACCGCGCTCAAGTCGGACACCAGGGCCGTGGTCGTGGCTGCCTCCAAGGCACAAAAGGCGGCCGACTACTTGCACGGCGTGAGCTTCGAAGAAGAGCCAGCCTAG
- a CDS encoding helix-turn-helix transcriptional regulator: MLRMTLAEWRKEAGLTKRELSLSMARPNNYVHKVENGEKGVEFVDLVDYVRALGRDMRESFLLLAERVTALD; this comes from the coding sequence GTGCTCCGAATGACCTTGGCCGAATGGAGGAAAGAGGCGGGGTTGACCAAGCGAGAACTCTCGCTTTCTATGGCCAGGCCCAACAACTACGTGCACAAGGTTGAGAACGGGGAGAAAGGGGTCGAGTTCGTCGACCTCGTGGACTATGTCAGAGCATTGGGTCGGGACATGCGCGAGTCGTTCCTGCTCCTAGCAGAGCGCGTCACGGCTCTAGACTGA
- a CDS encoding FkbM family methyltransferase yields MAIPFPAVAGAIRGQLWSLGTGGNYFTGRFEAAKAKAVQVIVLPGETVWDVGAHRGYFTLVLAEAVGPSGRVYAFEPDPDNLALLRRHVLWNGLRQVKVMPCALANSEGRLPFQRGSSSLAGKLDLSGDLFVDVRCPSSLVTSGECARPSFVKIDAEGAESDILEGMSPYLDDPRLALVVSTDSSQLHEACRRKLESAGLTVIDSGKLRARDPWRQFGDVELFAFGRDRLPLPIVMKHIEAIGGDP; encoded by the coding sequence GTGGCCATCCCATTCCCGGCGGTCGCCGGTGCGATCCGCGGGCAGCTGTGGAGCCTAGGCACAGGTGGAAACTACTTCACCGGGCGCTTTGAAGCGGCCAAAGCGAAGGCGGTTCAGGTGATCGTGCTGCCTGGCGAGACCGTTTGGGACGTGGGTGCGCACCGGGGTTATTTCACGCTCGTGCTTGCAGAGGCGGTGGGCCCTTCGGGGCGTGTATACGCCTTTGAACCGGATCCTGACAACCTGGCGCTCTTACGACGCCATGTGCTGTGGAACGGACTGCGGCAAGTCAAGGTCATGCCTTGTGCACTCGCGAACAGTGAAGGCAGGCTTCCGTTTCAAAGAGGCTCATCGTCGCTTGCCGGAAAACTAGACTTGAGCGGCGACCTTTTTGTCGACGTGCGGTGTCCCAGCTCGCTGGTCACGTCTGGTGAGTGTGCCCGACCAAGCTTCGTGAAGATCGACGCTGAGGGCGCGGAGTCCGATATCCTTGAGGGCATGTCGCCGTACCTGGACGATCCTCGACTGGCGCTCGTGGTCTCTACCGACAGTTCGCAGTTGCACGAAGCTTGTCGCCGGAAACTTGAGTCTGCAGGATTGACAGTGATTGACAGCGGAAAACTCCGTGCACGGGATCCCTGGAGGCAGTTTGGAGATGTTGAGCTATTCGCGTTTGGCCGGGATCGTTTGCCTCTGCCAATCGTCATGAAGCATATCGAAGCAATCGGCGGGGATCCGTAG
- a CDS encoding UPF0489 family protein produces the protein MMGLISNGLMNPQLLKQLNQLDGLKHGRLGDQEVYLHEDHRWLLPIVFDAQERSLLPSPCTLVMFDAHHDGLVPNKLDKVRYLSAQGVTAHGLIELCANDLAKNDDDWVIAGMELGIFDHAVVFGVEHHVPMDNCIHHIDAAGKRHLIWASCYLPGTGLLYQGELSDHAKSEHLKQLWDILDWESISGKFQFKDDAPTLLLDFDLDCFSATYRSARFTWPDAVYDQELHRVSDYRPTEGWTGRLFVDRIRDRAGIITICREARCCGGENICNENLAQVLKHFFDQELQLFGKPANK, from the coding sequence ATGATGGGGCTGATTTCAAACGGCCTTATGAATCCCCAGCTCCTCAAGCAGCTCAATCAGCTCGATGGCCTAAAGCATGGGCGCCTCGGCGATCAGGAGGTCTACTTGCATGAAGATCACCGCTGGCTCTTGCCGATTGTCTTCGACGCCCAAGAGAGGTCACTTCTTCCCAGTCCATGCACGCTTGTGATGTTCGATGCGCACCACGATGGGCTCGTGCCAAACAAGCTGGATAAGGTACGTTACCTGTCAGCCCAGGGTGTTACAGCACATGGTCTCATCGAACTGTGTGCAAACGATCTCGCAAAGAACGATGATGATTGGGTGATCGCTGGGATGGAACTTGGCATATTTGACCATGCCGTTGTCTTCGGTGTCGAGCATCATGTGCCGATGGACAACTGCATTCATCATATCGATGCGGCCGGTAAGAGACACTTGATTTGGGCGTCTTGTTATCTGCCAGGAACCGGCCTTCTGTATCAGGGCGAACTGAGCGATCATGCCAAGAGCGAGCACCTGAAGCAGCTCTGGGATATTCTCGACTGGGAGTCAATCAGCGGGAAGTTCCAGTTCAAGGATGATGCTCCGACTCTGCTTCTTGACTTCGACCTCGACTGTTTCTCGGCCACATACCGAAGCGCTCGCTTCACTTGGCCCGACGCTGTCTATGACCAAGAGCTACACCGAGTCTCTGACTACAGACCTACCGAGGGGTGGACTGGGAGGCTCTTCGTCGACAGGATTCGAGATCGGGCCGGGATCATAACCATCTGTCGAGAGGCTAGATGTTGTGGAGGCGAAAACATTTGCAATGAAAACCTTGCACAGGTGCTGAAACACTTTTTCGACCAGGAGTTACAGCTCTTCGGGAAGCCTGCCAACAAGTGA
- a CDS encoding recombinase family protein: MPATTRYILYARKSTDNSDRQVQSIDDQLAELRNLAAKRGLTVACELIEKHSAKSPGERPVFNEMLAKIRRGEADGILAWHLNRISRNPVDGGHVSWLLQTGVLKSILTPLREYLSSDNVLLLSVEQGAANQEIIDLRLGVRRGLEGKVRRGMYPYRPKAGYQVDPITKDHVPDPARFHLLKRAWDMLLTGSYSGPRILERINAMGYRTRRSLKKGDRPLLPSGLYQMFSDPFYCGYFQFEGELMEGTHQPMVTKEQFKQAQIILGREIRPKPKSHEFAFTGLIQCGVCGAAVTGERKWKHYPKTGNSRLYTYYRCGRNGCPKRAVTESDFEAVLLQDLERVRLAPEFVDWALGVLEREHGELRIADEAISQERHQLTRGIRAKLDRLSDRYLEGDYSPDEFRETKSRLQAELNRVHWEQETQEVRTRNQYESARNLLCFTRDAYARVSSNSLEQKKAVARTFGASYTLTLGSLEIQIDPRLDKLLSLEPANPRSHRHEVGDSAGSNSDWWALLHHVRTCAELSNEVFPALPEPDIFDH, translated from the coding sequence ATGCCTGCAACTACGCGGTACATCCTCTATGCCCGGAAGAGCACGGACAACTCAGACCGCCAAGTCCAGTCCATCGACGACCAACTCGCCGAGCTCCGAAACTTGGCCGCGAAGCGTGGCTTGACGGTCGCCTGTGAACTGATCGAGAAGCACTCGGCCAAGTCTCCAGGCGAGCGCCCCGTCTTCAACGAGATGCTGGCCAAGATTCGCCGCGGAGAGGCCGACGGCATCCTAGCCTGGCACCTTAACAGGATCTCCCGTAATCCAGTGGATGGCGGACACGTTTCGTGGCTCTTGCAAACGGGCGTGCTGAAGAGCATCCTCACGCCGCTACGAGAGTATCTGTCCTCCGACAACGTCCTTCTCCTCTCCGTCGAACAGGGTGCTGCCAACCAAGAGATCATCGATCTTCGGCTCGGTGTCCGACGTGGTTTGGAGGGAAAAGTGAGGCGCGGGATGTACCCGTATCGACCCAAGGCAGGTTATCAGGTCGACCCCATCACCAAAGACCACGTGCCCGACCCGGCCCGATTCCATCTACTCAAGAGAGCATGGGACATGTTGCTTACCGGGTCCTACAGCGGGCCTAGGATCTTGGAGCGCATCAATGCAATGGGCTACCGGACAAGAAGGTCGCTCAAGAAAGGAGACCGACCCCTCCTGCCGTCTGGCCTCTATCAAATGTTTAGTGATCCATTCTACTGCGGCTACTTTCAATTCGAAGGCGAGCTCATGGAGGGCACGCACCAACCCATGGTCACCAAAGAGCAGTTCAAGCAAGCGCAGATCATCCTCGGGCGTGAGATCAGGCCGAAACCTAAGTCTCACGAGTTTGCCTTCACGGGCCTGATCCAATGCGGCGTTTGTGGAGCCGCCGTGACGGGAGAACGAAAATGGAAGCACTATCCAAAGACGGGCAACTCACGCCTGTACACATACTATCGGTGCGGACGCAATGGCTGTCCGAAGCGCGCTGTGACAGAATCGGACTTCGAAGCAGTACTCTTGCAAGACCTCGAAAGGGTGCGGCTCGCGCCCGAATTCGTCGATTGGGCCCTCGGAGTACTCGAGCGCGAACATGGCGAACTTCGAATCGCCGATGAGGCGATCTCCCAAGAGCGACACCAATTGACTCGAGGCATCCGGGCCAAACTCGACCGCCTCAGTGATCGCTATCTGGAAGGCGATTATTCCCCCGATGAGTTCCGAGAAACAAAGAGTCGGCTACAAGCAGAGTTGAACCGAGTCCACTGGGAACAAGAGACACAAGAAGTCAGAACCAGGAACCAGTACGAAAGCGCCAGAAACCTCCTCTGCTTCACTCGCGATGCGTACGCCCGTGTCTCGTCAAATTCACTCGAGCAGAAGAAGGCGGTCGCACGCACCTTTGGAGCCTCGTACACTCTCACTCTGGGATCGCTCGAAATTCAGATCGATCCGCGCCTCGACAAACTACTGTCACTAGAACCAGCAAATCCCCGCTCTCATAGGCATGAAGTCGGGGATTCTGCGGGATCGAATTCTGATTGGTGGGCATTACTACACCACGTTAGAACCTGTGCGGAGCTGTCCAACGAGGTGTTTCCGGCCCTACCAGAGCCGGATATCTTTGATCACTGA
- a CDS encoding helix-turn-helix transcriptional regulator — MKHPPSTQAFGPVINRFTDVMAHSDRFAFKGTTRLALDAGVSPSSVSRLIHGEINPSFVLVARLTAAVEKELGFRIDPRDLVAESGRFLTCFTCGLVGCRGCLPDNARDEFGSLKPAYEGVAPGTWVTSRYPKGYSEKGVR; from the coding sequence ATGAAGCACCCACCCTCAACGCAGGCCTTCGGGCCGGTCATCAATCGGTTCACCGACGTGATGGCGCATTCAGACCGGTTCGCCTTCAAGGGCACGACAAGACTTGCCCTTGACGCCGGAGTCAGCCCCTCTTCGGTCTCGCGCCTCATCCATGGGGAGATCAACCCGTCGTTCGTCTTGGTCGCCCGCCTGACCGCGGCGGTGGAGAAGGAACTCGGGTTCCGGATCGATCCCAGGGATCTTGTGGCGGAGTCTGGCCGTTTCTTGACCTGCTTCACTTGCGGATTGGTCGGGTGTCGGGGTTGCCTTCCCGACAACGCCCGTGACGAGTTTGGGTCACTAAAACCAGCATATGAAGGGGTCGCGCCAGGAACCTGGGTGACCTCACGCTACCCGAAAGGGTACAGCGAGAAAGGAGTCCGATGA
- a CDS encoding restriction endonuclease, with amino-acid sequence MTDVQVKYALQNCSLHSLLMLTSKALKRAGFGDVQILDRRQSRQKSRYGGHELLCQTEFGTVPAKVVVKVVRDSVRQRMLDELAGTVIRRNADMGILVATKHVSALARRNRERYNPLRLEIIDGDALAGLLAKYGIGVRPHGEVDYAFFGKLEEQSFRVLSFLASSQS; translated from the coding sequence ATGACCGATGTCCAAGTGAAATACGCGTTGCAGAACTGCTCGCTCCACTCGCTCCTCATGCTCACGTCCAAAGCGCTTAAGCGGGCCGGGTTCGGTGACGTGCAAATCCTCGACCGTCGGCAAAGCCGTCAGAAGTCGCGCTATGGCGGTCACGAACTCTTGTGCCAGACCGAGTTCGGGACGGTTCCGGCCAAGGTGGTGGTTAAGGTCGTGCGCGACTCGGTCAGGCAGCGAATGCTCGACGAGCTGGCCGGGACGGTGATCCGGCGCAACGCCGACATGGGGATCCTCGTCGCCACAAAGCACGTCTCAGCCCTGGCACGACGCAACCGGGAACGGTACAACCCCCTGCGGCTGGAGATCATCGACGGCGACGCGCTGGCCGGCCTTCTGGCCAAGTACGGCATCGGAGTGCGACCCCACGGTGAGGTCGACTACGCCTTCTTCGGCAAGCTCGAGGAGCAGTCGTTCCGGGTCTTGTCGTTCCTAGCGTCGAGCCAGTCATGA
- a CDS encoding type IV secretion system DNA-binding domain-containing protein has product MVIRLFFEAIGFAFHMLFDFIEGLGRMFSGEDTSGLGVDLETGRRFGFTWKDLLRHCYILGRTGSGKTSLILQMLEADVRAAHSVVVVDLRGDLVSGVLAMCERLKVGPGRITLIDLREESGGHGFDPLSGAGAPYVHALHLLEVVSNERTNWGVRIEETMRCAHMLLSAAKKPLTCIESVFFDEQFRNACMECVQDEAVVGFWTRFALFSPAKQQEYALAVLNKLTPLLAVPPLRNVLGSDTPIDLGKELANRGRIILVSLAVDELQRSGRMFGNLVVSAIAREMMARVRVPEKDRNPVRMYVDEFENMASEAFEGLIAEGRRFKLSLVLSHQTLAQLPSKLRSVVRNNVGVQILFQCGFEDAQALNREIQSEDDDEDGDLRALEVGEAYVVAGDGTVKSVRFDAPNESQNVPVSDQYRALVLDRRRRSSAQETAPDSDSQGSSQVDLDEWL; this is encoded by the coding sequence ATGGTTATCAGACTATTTTTCGAAGCCATTGGATTTGCCTTCCACATGCTTTTCGACTTCATTGAAGGGCTCGGGCGAATGTTCTCCGGCGAAGATACGAGCGGGCTGGGCGTCGACTTGGAGACTGGCCGTCGTTTTGGCTTCACTTGGAAGGATCTCCTGCGGCATTGCTACATCCTGGGAAGAACCGGTTCTGGCAAGACATCGTTGATCTTGCAGATGCTCGAAGCGGACGTTCGAGCGGCCCACTCCGTCGTTGTCGTGGACTTGCGCGGAGACCTCGTCTCCGGCGTCTTGGCAATGTGCGAGAGGCTCAAGGTCGGGCCTGGTCGAATCACGCTGATCGACCTTCGCGAGGAATCCGGTGGGCACGGGTTCGACCCCCTTTCCGGGGCCGGAGCGCCGTACGTGCACGCGCTCCACCTTCTTGAGGTCGTCTCGAACGAGCGCACGAATTGGGGGGTTCGGATCGAGGAGACGATGAGGTGCGCCCACATGCTCTTGTCCGCGGCAAAGAAGCCGCTGACGTGCATCGAGTCGGTGTTCTTTGACGAACAGTTCCGGAACGCTTGCATGGAGTGCGTCCAAGACGAAGCAGTCGTCGGGTTCTGGACGAGGTTCGCTCTCTTCAGCCCTGCCAAACAGCAGGAATATGCCCTTGCAGTCTTGAACAAGCTCACGCCGTTGCTGGCGGTGCCGCCCCTGAGAAACGTGCTCGGCAGCGATACGCCGATCGATCTTGGAAAGGAGCTGGCAAACCGGGGCCGGATCATCTTGGTCTCCCTCGCCGTGGACGAACTGCAGAGGTCAGGACGAATGTTCGGAAACCTGGTCGTCTCGGCAATCGCGAGGGAGATGATGGCCCGGGTTCGCGTTCCAGAGAAAGACCGAAACCCCGTCCGGATGTACGTCGACGAGTTCGAGAACATGGCTTCGGAGGCGTTCGAGGGCCTGATCGCCGAGGGGCGGCGGTTCAAGTTGTCCCTGGTGCTCTCTCACCAGACGCTCGCACAACTGCCCTCAAAGCTCCGGTCGGTGGTTCGCAACAACGTCGGAGTCCAGATCCTGTTCCAGTGCGGGTTCGAGGACGCCCAGGCCCTCAACCGGGAGATCCAATCTGAAGACGACGACGAAGACGGAGACCTGAGGGCGCTCGAAGTCGGGGAAGCGTACGTGGTGGCAGGCGACGGGACGGTGAAGTCTGTGCGGTTTGATGCCCCGAACGAAAGTCAGAACGTTCCTGTCAGCGACCAGTACCGTGCCCTGGTCCTTGACCGGCGACGCCGTTCGTCCGCGCAGGAGACCGCGCCGGACTCTGACAGTCAGGGGTCGAGTCAAGTCGACCTGGACGAGTGGCTTTGA
- a CDS encoding replication-relaxation family protein → MALKLTGRDLRVLGDAALSHVLSRDQLLNLGYFTSVSRCNRTMRRLHEAGLVRVLKTPFFMQNLYSVRTEASDLLDARIAALVKGRSSSPRFLQHALMVTEARIRLIEKGATGWRFEAQVRDSFTLHGARHDVKPDGMVWIDGRPVLLEVDLGHVASGKFKRKVDTYKSYERSGAFAGAYGSPKLSVVTLTTGQTRKRRLANLAGLSDIFEFFTFEEFGMRLIGAWS, encoded by the coding sequence GTGGCTTTGAAACTCACCGGACGCGACCTTCGGGTTCTGGGTGACGCGGCTCTGAGCCACGTCCTGAGCCGTGACCAACTGTTGAATCTGGGGTACTTCACGTCGGTGTCGCGGTGCAACCGCACGATGAGAAGGCTGCACGAGGCCGGTCTTGTCCGCGTGCTTAAGACCCCTTTCTTCATGCAGAACCTCTATTCAGTGCGGACTGAAGCCTCGGACCTACTGGACGCGCGAATCGCCGCTCTCGTGAAGGGTCGGAGCTCTTCACCCCGGTTCCTGCAACACGCCCTCATGGTGACCGAAGCAAGGATCAGGCTTATCGAGAAAGGAGCGACGGGTTGGCGGTTCGAAGCCCAGGTGCGAGACTCGTTCACCCTCCACGGAGCGAGGCACGACGTGAAGCCGGACGGCATGGTCTGGATCGATGGCAGACCCGTCCTCCTCGAGGTAGACCTAGGTCATGTCGCCTCCGGCAAGTTCAAGAGGAAGGTCGACACGTACAAGAGCTATGAGCGTTCCGGCGCGTTCGCCGGCGCCTACGGCTCCCCGAAGCTCTCCGTCGTCACTCTGACGACGGGCCAGACAAGGAAGCGCCGCCTCGCCAACCTGGCTGGCCTAAGCGACATATTCGAGTTCTTCACGTTCGAGGAGTTCGGAATGCGCCTCATCGGAGCGTGGTCGTGA
- a CDS encoding serine/threonine protein kinase: MNRRKVSVKALVTDQTLPPRRWAERFARYEREVRVGELVSCLYVLEVLDSDLEHEPPYIVYEYLEGETLLDLLDRSGSLPFKENSRIMGQVLGGLVSAHEKGVVHRDIRPENIVLGKGGYVKLTGFGLASFPGEKTLSVPIESWGASGYLSPEQFERGSSDAATDLWAVGVISYLIETGHMPFNGVTVEEIAVATLHQEPDWSSIENEDFEFFLKSMLRKDPAQRPPDALVAVALLWEVDMDDYIRATEPSPTRSSQDSAQTTPDRQPLTQTSPNSSGIGWIAAVMLLAALTLVWVVASGALPSAGNRSHDNRVGSAKDGMSLGGAAVKLPTSSAVTKPTNAARNKHSQEKVAKPASRDHSGTPPRKPSQATSHPNVSKRSNTANEQPIHQPSGAVTDGPRSSAKRDSETPLHQGGG; the protein is encoded by the coding sequence GTGAACCGCCGCAAAGTCTCAGTCAAAGCGCTGGTCACCGACCAGACCCTGCCCCCTCGTCGATGGGCAGAGAGATTCGCCCGATACGAACGTGAGGTGCGAGTCGGAGAACTGGTCTCATGTCTCTACGTCTTGGAAGTCTTGGATAGCGACCTCGAGCATGAACCACCTTACATCGTCTACGAGTACCTAGAAGGAGAGACGCTACTCGACCTGCTGGACAGGTCTGGAAGCCTCCCCTTCAAAGAGAACTCTAGAATCATGGGGCAGGTGCTTGGAGGACTCGTCTCGGCCCATGAGAAGGGTGTAGTTCACCGAGACATCAGGCCCGAGAACATTGTGCTGGGAAAGGGTGGCTACGTTAAGTTGACTGGTTTCGGCCTCGCCAGTTTCCCTGGTGAGAAGACGTTGTCGGTTCCGATTGAGAGTTGGGGGGCTTCGGGATACCTTTCGCCAGAGCAGTTCGAACGAGGCAGCAGTGACGCAGCGACCGACCTTTGGGCTGTCGGTGTCATAAGCTATCTCATCGAGACGGGCCACATGCCGTTCAACGGGGTTACTGTCGAGGAGATTGCGGTAGCAACGTTGCACCAAGAGCCCGACTGGAGCTCAATCGAGAACGAAGATTTCGAGTTCTTCCTAAAGAGCATGTTGAGAAAGGATCCTGCGCAAAGGCCCCCGGACGCACTCGTCGCCGTCGCTCTGCTTTGGGAGGTTGACATGGACGACTATATCCGAGCAACGGAACCTTCACCCACTAGATCTTCACAGGACTCGGCTCAAACGACGCCCGATCGCCAGCCACTGACCCAAACGAGCCCGAACTCGTCAGGGATCGGCTGGATTGCGGCCGTGATGCTGTTAGCCGCCCTCACCTTGGTCTGGGTGGTGGCATCTGGCGCACTCCCGAGCGCGGGTAACAGGAGCCACGACAACCGCGTTGGTTCCGCCAAGGACGGTATGAGTCTCGGAGGTGCCGCGGTCAAGTTGCCGACCAGTTCCGCTGTGACAAAGCCGACCAACGCTGCGAGGAACAAGCATTCCCAAGAAAAGGTTGCGAAACCAGCGAGTCGCGATCATTCAGGTACGCCACCTCGAAAACCGTCGCAAGCAACGTCGCATCCAAATGTTTCGAAAAGATCGAACACGGCCAACGAGCAGCCCATCCATCAGCCTAGCGGCGCTGTGACCGATGGGCCAAGGTCTTCTGCTAAGCGGGACTCCGAGACACCCCTACATCAAGGAGGCGGATAG
- a CDS encoding NPCBM/NEW2 domain-containing protein: MLLALSRPETVQTEPGVPLSTLDFVVNHGCQWFEGKRSIASHIVKGGLGRISNNVEWEDRTGPIFAIFDLEGKYSRFKVVFGLPDDIDQSLKGKYTVSVDGDVIAHGDTDSTAAYQPLDLDVSGGRTLRIEFQLCFVADPILYKSKPMISGDGPRLIEPENRTTISGDSVKLKWASVEGATAYGVELINTQLDSEAQADDRILGYTVRNGKTELEIETDKLAAGTYRWCVIAFGPTSALSGFSKERAFTVKK, from the coding sequence TTGCTCCTTGCATTGTCAAGACCCGAGACTGTCCAAACGGAACCCGGAGTCCCGCTTTCGACACTAGACTTCGTGGTGAATCATGGATGTCAGTGGTTTGAAGGGAAGCGGTCGATTGCCAGTCATATCGTCAAGGGTGGTCTGGGGAGGATTAGTAACAACGTTGAATGGGAAGATCGGACGGGCCCGATCTTTGCGATTTTTGACCTTGAAGGCAAGTACAGCCGATTCAAGGTCGTTTTCGGGCTCCCCGATGACATAGACCAATCGCTAAAAGGCAAGTACACAGTGAGCGTCGACGGTGACGTGATCGCTCACGGAGACACTGACAGCACCGCTGCTTATCAACCGCTCGACCTAGATGTCTCCGGTGGCAGGACACTTCGAATCGAGTTCCAGCTGTGCTTTGTCGCGGATCCGATTCTGTACAAGTCCAAGCCAATGATCTCTGGCGACGGGCCCCGCCTCATCGAGCCGGAGAACAGGACGACCATTTCGGGCGATTCGGTCAAGCTTAAGTGGGCGTCCGTTGAGGGTGCGACTGCCTACGGTGTCGAATTGATCAATACGCAGTTAGATTCAGAGGCTCAGGCTGATGACCGGATTCTTGGCTACACCGTTCGGAACGGTAAGACAGAGTTGGAAATCGAAACTGACAAACTGGCGGCAGGGACGTACCGATGGTGTGTGATCGCCTTTGGGCCGACAAGTGCCCTTTCAGGCTTCAGCAAGGAAAGAGCCTTCACGGTCAAGAAGTAG
- a CDS encoding site-specific integrase translates to MQTPPKAYRVKNRPNLWAAKGVDPATLRRKNYFGGSAEEASRKAASSFGNSDDFSLFQHYTYTYLPTVKHRSANWLAQIAWSMDKHVLPEFGHRDIRDLKRPELQQHFNRLSRDMKASSLEKVKIVFSGVMRLAMADEIIASNPLAFVRLPAKDPVEKTVLSLYELKCLVDASGRLVKPFVILAGCAGLRLGEAVGVTRAAVSREGVLAVRQQVLQLKGRCEVTNKLKTDHSRRDIPLPSAMREALLDCSQVSDIWVCSDTKGGYVKPKNITRELKAACKAAGVPEVSPHELRHTFISTMDAELEAPRSVVMALAGHAKQTITDGYSHVKTEQKLRWMERFWTQMSTACSPEAWATKPRIAG, encoded by the coding sequence ATGCAGACACCACCGAAAGCCTACCGAGTCAAGAACCGGCCCAACCTCTGGGCCGCAAAAGGCGTCGATCCAGCTACCCTTCGACGGAAGAACTACTTCGGCGGATCGGCTGAAGAAGCATCACGGAAGGCGGCAAGTTCGTTCGGGAACTCTGACGATTTCAGTCTGTTCCAGCACTATACGTACACGTATCTGCCGACAGTGAAGCACCGAAGCGCCAACTGGTTGGCGCAGATCGCGTGGTCGATGGACAAACACGTCCTGCCCGAGTTCGGCCATCGGGACATCCGCGACCTCAAGCGGCCCGAACTCCAGCAGCACTTCAACCGGCTGAGCCGGGATATGAAGGCGTCGAGCCTGGAAAAGGTCAAGATCGTCTTCAGCGGCGTCATGCGATTGGCGATGGCCGACGAGATCATTGCGAGCAACCCGCTCGCGTTCGTCCGCCTGCCGGCCAAGGATCCGGTCGAGAAGACCGTCCTGAGCCTCTATGAGCTCAAATGCCTTGTGGATGCTTCTGGAAGGCTCGTGAAGCCCTTTGTCATCTTGGCCGGTTGCGCCGGGCTCAGGCTGGGCGAGGCGGTCGGCGTGACCCGCGCCGCGGTTTCCAGGGAGGGCGTCCTCGCCGTGCGCCAACAAGTGCTCCAGCTCAAGGGCCGGTGCGAAGTCACGAACAAGCTGAAGACAGACCACAGCCGTCGCGACATCCCGTTGCCTTCGGCCATGCGGGAAGCCCTGCTGGACTGTAGTCAGGTCAGTGACATTTGGGTCTGCTCCGACACGAAGGGTGGGTACGTGAAGCCCAAGAACATCACCCGCGAGCTGAAGGCCGCCTGCAAAGCGGCAGGCGTGCCCGAAGTCAGCCCGCACGAGTTGAGGCACACCTTCATCTCGACCATGGACGCCGAGCTCGAAGCCCCTCGCTCCGTCGTCATGGCGCTCGCCGGACATGCCAAACAGACTATTACGGACGGGTACTCGCACGTAAAAACCGAACAAAAACTCCGGTGGATGGAGCGGTTCTGGACTCAGATGTCTACGGCTTGTAGCCCAGAAGCGTGGGCTACAAAGCCGAGAATCGCAGGTTGA